DNA sequence from the Drosophila sechellia strain sech25 chromosome 3L, ASM438219v1, whole genome shotgun sequence genome:
CTTGACCGTATATTCTAACGTCTCTTCGCTCTGATGCCACTCGTCCGTGGCAAAGAAGACGAAGCCCGCGCGCTCGGCCTTGCGATAGGCCAGCAAAGGACCCCGTGATCCAAAGTCATAGTGCAACGGGCGGGGACGATCCGAATCGATGGTGTTTAGGACGGGTGAGAATATGCGCCAAATCTCGCACTGCTCATCGGAGCGCATGAAGAGCGTCTGGTCGCCTTGGAACACGTTGAGCAGGTAGCCGGGCAGTCCTTGGAGTCCCTTCGGTCCCCGATCATCCACTCGCAGGTTGATCTCGCTCTCCCGAAGGCAGATATCCTCGCCCTGCCGCTTCAGTCGCATGCGCATAAAGACCTCTTCCGTGGGGAAGGATCGCAGGACCAGCTCGTTTCGAATGTCAGTACTGTCGCTGGGGAAGGTTTCGCAGTCCACCGCCTTGTACTGGATACGCACCTCCGACTTTGTGTCGTTCAAGGCCTTTCCCGCCCGCAGGATGAATGGTACTCCGGACCAACGGCGGTTGTTGATGTGCAGCACCACCAGAGCGAATGTGGGCGTAAAGGAGTCCTTCGGGATGTAGGTGTGCTCCGTGTAGCCGCACTTCGCGGGTTCACTCTCCCGCCGGTTGTTGCGGTATTGGGCCAAGACGACATCGCCTATGTTGGGAGTTAGCACCTGGCGAAGAATCTTCAGCCGTTCGGCGCGCAGGTCGTCAGCAGTGTTGGCGTACGGCTGATCCATAGCCAACATGGCCAGCACCTGGATCATGTGGTTAGTCATCACGTCGCGAATAATGCCGAACTGATTAAAGTAGTCTGCCCGATTCACCGACACCGGCAGCTCACACTTTACGGATATCATCACCGCCGCCACGTGGCGATGGTTCAGGGTCTCGCCCCACAAGTGGTTCGAGTAGCGCAGCGCAAAGAAGTTCTGCATCACCTGCCGGCTGAGGAGGTGGTCCATCAGGTAAATCTGCGACTCCCGGAAGCAGTTGCACAGCGAGGTCTGGAAGGCCTTGTAGGAGATGTCGTCCCGTGCGAAGGGCTTCTCCACTATGATTCGGTTCCAGCCCGTGGTCGAGCTGCACTTTCGACTGACATTGAGGGTCACCTGATCGAACACGATCGGTGGCAGCGCCAGGTAGAAGATCCGATTCGCGCGCACCTGATTGTGCTTTGTCTCCTGGTGGACCATCGCCTCCGTGAGCGCCACGTAGTGCTCCGGCTTGTCGTACTCGCCCTGCACACAGTGCACGGTCGTCCAAAAGAGGTTGTACTTCGTGGGGTCCCGATGCTTGTCCAGCTCCATGTAAGGAAGAATCTGCAGCCGGTACGTTTTTGTCTGCAGCGGGGACCGGGTGAAGGTAAATATTTTGGTGCCCTGGGGCATCCGATTCTCCCGGAAGAGAGCCCAAAGCGCCGGAAACACTTTCTTTTTGGCCAATCCGCCTGAGGCTCCGAAGACCACGATGGAATACGCCTCCTCATTGTTGGGGTCCATGGAAATCATTTCGGGGAATTTAATTGAAGTATAATTTTGAGAGAATAAAAGAAAGCAAGGTAACGTAAAATTTTGACCAAGAATAAATAGtcttaattttaaaggatCAGTGATAGATATTGCCTGGAGGTATAGACTGAGGCCAAAATCGTAAATCacacatttgttttattttaataatagtttttaaaCGGACATTTATTAAATCATGTTCGGTTTTCCATATTTGTTAGTCTTGAACTTGACTTTGGAGGGGTTTAATCCGTTTTTACCTTGTGAGTAAGATCATACAAATAAGAAATTTTCTGGATATTTTAGCAAATATGGAAGAccaatttgtaaaatatagtAAAATTCGTTCCGGAAGAACAAAAGCAATGTAAAGTCTTTAGATTTACTCTTCTCTATTGCTCTATTAGATTACTTTTAAATTGGTGTAAATTACATCAAtcatttcatattattttaatctaCAGAAACTAAGCAAAATCAGCCTCgaaaaaagtattttattcTTAGTCTATATCATACCTCTACCTCCCGCACTCTTTATccagctgagtaacgggtatccgATAGTCGAGTAGCCCGACTAAATCGTTCTCTCTCGTGTTAGACTGATAAACAACGAAGGAATAGGAATTCGTTCaaactatatttttaagaaTTGAATTTCAGATTTTTAACACTTTTATCGAGAAATAGACAAGTTCAACATAAGGATTTAAGCCTGAATATTTTCAACGAACTAAACGCTCTTCCTAgcagcaaaaataaaatatttttagtcAACAGGCCAGACCACTAATCCGGAAAGGGGATTTAAGCTCGGAAGGCTGCTGAACAGGAACGTTCTGGCTAGCAGACAAACTGTTTGGAGCACGGATCGGGTGGCAATAAGCCTCAAGTTCCCATAAACGCACCCGAGATGTGCAGCAGCCCTTTCGTGCCCTGCAATTCAAATTCAATCAATTCAAATTCCCTAATCCACCCTTGAAGTGCAAGCGAGCGACCCAAGGGAGCCGAACTGCAGTGGCATTTCTATTTCCCTGCGTGCCACACATGTGAGATCCGGAGCAGCTAATATGAGTGGCCTCCTATTGCGATTCCTATTCCTATGCCCCATCCAACCGGATACTGGAATGATGCTTTGATGCCGCAGTGGACGGGCCTTTTTAGTTTGCTATAGGAAGAACCGCATTGAAAATCTAGCTCTCAAATGGGAAAACCCTTTTACTAAAATATAAAGTAAAAGTCGAGACGAATATTCTATTCTGCTCCCGTTTATTGGTTCATGCTGGACCATTAATGGTCCATCTATTAGGTAGGAGCTGCAGTTGTCGCCTCCGCGCCTGCTGCTGGTGTAGATCCTGTGGCACCAGGCTTCTTCTTCGGCTTGACTTTAaggcatttatttttttttggggccaACTTAAGAGGGGGCTTACACTTTTTTGTCCTCGCCATTGATACTTCTACAGTGAAGCAGCACACCAGCATCATCAGCGTGATGATGCAAAAGAGAGCCAGGGAGATCTTCATAGCGCAGCAAATCCAGAGGGTCTAAGAGCTCATATTCACGATCGCGGCACATTCATTCACTGCGTGCTATGTAATTGGGTGGAGCTAAATCTATTAGGCTGCTGACATTTCATGGTGCCTTACGGTATATTTAATGCTTTTAACTTCTTTTAACcagataatttaatttattcccATCAGTTTTTCACATTCGGGATGCAGTCTGCATCCACAATAAAAGCAGAACATTCAAACGGAAGAGAAATCGGCAAGTCGAAGctaaattaaacattaaaatgatCAATAGCTAGTATATGATATAGTCGTCCGATTTTGATCGAGTTAAAACCAAAATTTTTTATGGTTTCATTACGTAGGTCAGACTCATAGGAATAGACTTATAAAGGAAATAGTTATGCGGAAAGCTTTAAAACTGAGAGACTAGACGAACAGACGGGCATTTAAAGGGTCGCAAATGTATCCTGCGGTTTTAACTTCTAGCTAAAATCAAGGGTTCTTTGTAGCTCACAAAGtgcttaataataataacttttaaaattgcataaatGCCCATTGCCTATAAGTAAAGGTCGTGACGGCGTTGTGACGGTTTTagattcaatttaaatgctttttTCTTGACTTCGCAAGAAAAGTCCAAAAATTagtaaaacaaataagaactaGAAACGCGTTAAAGAAAACAAACCGAAGAAACGTGCCGCACGAATCGAAATCAGGACTAATTCAACTTGAACTTTTTGTATTTCCCTCCACTTTCTGACCGAACTCATTTTCCTGTGTTTCTACGTGCCTGTCAAACTCTGGGCAATCAATATGGAAGGAGTAGTGCAGAGATTAGTTGCCAGGATATGGCAGTAAAGCCTCTCGTATTGGACATCTTGAGCTGCAAGAGGAGGCTGTTACCGCTGTTAATTGGCTTTGTTTATGAACTAACCCGGAGTACCCTTGGAATTCACAATCCCCTTGCAAAAACGGCTTACGAGTACTAGCCACATCCAACAGCCATTCCAGTTACACCTGGCGTATGCTTGTTATTTTCCCATAATCATGGTCGGGCATTGGTCAAGTGAGCTTGGACTTACAACCGAATAAGGACAGAGACTAACATTTGAATAAGATAAGTTCCATTCAATATACAGGCATCCTTGTGATTGATTCCGGATGAAGTGCGTTCGACACAAGTATTAATTGCCAAGTGCAAGGAAACTTATAGCTTGCAAAATCAAGTTAAGGAATAATAAGGATAACAGCGAATTTAATTATAGAATCTGATGGTCATGTTTCTTGCTGATGCTCTGGTTGCTGTAATTTCTTGTTctcatttcaatttttttcttatttagtCAATGGTATTTACAAATATCTATTCGTAATTAGTAATGATCtggtttttataaaaaaaaaataaagttaacAACAGATTGGCCAATGATGTCAAATTTCGGCCTTGGCCACTTTTTTATATGTAATATGAGTGATATGAATAAATTCTTGCTCTGGATCATAACAGACAAATTAGTTGAATCATCTCGAATCCGGCACATCAGCCATGGATTCTTGACCTTTTCAATGACACAGCAAGAAGATGTGCCATACCTCAATTTACTGCGGCTCCTTCCTTCAGTAGCCCAACTGGCGCCCCTTGAAAGTCAATTTCAATCAGCAAACAAAGGAAATTTCTAGGCCAGAACATAAACACAAACAGAATAGTGGTCAATGAGCCCAAAACAGGAAGAGCTCCGGATGGATGGCCTAGCCAAAGTGGCTGGGACTTGTGAGATGCGGACGAGCCTGACCCAGGCGAAACTTTGCCAACGATTTATGCACCGGCTAAGCATTTTAAACACATGCATAAATCAGAAACGTACAGGACCAAGGGTGGTCTGAAATATTCGGCAAACAGTTGCTTAAAGCCAAAGTTTTTAAATGACCCATGGAACAGATCAGGCGGGAAGGGGCTTCTCTCCCGATGATGTGTGACAGTTTGTGGCAAATTGAAAGGACATGGGGCGAATATGGAGACGCCTTCGACTTAGACACACCATTAAGCTCATAATTGCCTCATAAAGATAGGCAAAATCCAAGGGCGGTCTGGGTGCCCAGAATATGTGCCATCAGCCACGAGATTATTGTGCTTTATTCGCTTTCATTTGCTCTCTCCGGGAtcacataaaatttaattaaattgttttattgcattcaggccaaatggcattcctTAAACGAACTGCCATCAACTTCAGCGTTTCGTGGGCCACGAGCCACAAGCCGTACAAAAGAAGAGAGTCGAAAAAATCCCTGTTCGCATAATTAAAGGAAGCCGCAGGAGCGACTCCCAACATTCTCGTGGCTAATCTTTCATGGGATTCCGCAGCCACAAAAGCGGAATCGTTGGGTCCACATTCATCAAATGAATCAAGATTTGTCGGCACTGCGATATCTCCATTTGAAAAGGGCAGAGTGTTTGCGAAATTAACTAAGTAGTTGGGCTATttaaatgtacatatgttttaCCGATATCAACGGGAGTGTCAGTGCTATATTATTTTACTTCGAAAGTAATCGAAATTTCGACCCTCAGGTTGACCGTTGGTCATCTCTTAATATACAGTTGACCTTTAAACGCAATGTTATGAGCAATTTCAGCAGTAATTCCGTGAAATTGAAGGACCCTCTGTAGAATTGACAGGTAAATTGTTAGGTAAGGTTAGTATAAATCGATAAGAGCGTgaaactaaataattaagtAAGGCTTAATCCACCTTATTCTAACTCGTACTGAAAGGGGAAAGTGGTCCTATAACCTTGGACAGAAACTGGTAGCCCCTCGcacaaatggcaaatggcacACAAAGAGGGCCCAGAATGAAAGGAACTCATTGGcatatctacatatttctggtTCAATGCATTGCCAGaacgcacacacagatacataCCAACACATAGACGAGCCCGAAAACAGAATAGCAAACAAACAGGCGAACATCTCTGGCGATTATGCAGTGAAAAAGAGCGGCACCGGGAAAAgtcggaaatggaaatggactGGCAGAAGGAAAGGAAAGGGGGAGCGTGGAAATCCTCCGCAGGGCAGCCAAACCGAAAGTATTCGAAAGATGCCA
Encoded proteins:
- the LOC116801119 gene encoding uncharacterized protein LOC116801119, whose translation is MKISLALFCIITLMMLVCCFTVEVSMARTKKCKPPLKLAPKKNKCLKVKPKKKPGATGSTPAAGAEATTAAPT
- the LOC6616532 gene encoding glucose-6-phosphate 1-dehydrogenase — its product is MISMDPNNEEAYSIVVFGASGGLAKKKVFPALWALFRENRMPQGTKIFTFTRSPLQTKTYRLQILPYMELDKHRDPTKYNLFWTTVHCVQGEYDKPEHYVALTEAMVHQETKHNQVRANRIFYLALPPIVFDQVTLNVSRKCSSTTGWNRIIVEKPFARDDISYKAFQTSLCNCFRESQIYLMDHLLSRQVMQNFFALRYSNHLWGETLNHRHVAAVMISVKCELPVSVNRADYFNQFGIIRDVMTNHMIQVLAMLAMDQPYANTADDLRAERLKILRQVLTPNIGDVVLAQYRNNRRESEPAKCGYTEHTYIPKDSFTPTFALVVLHINNRRWSGVPFILRAGKALNDTKSEVRIQYKAVDCETFPSDSTDIRNELVLRSFPTEEVFMRMRLKRQGEDICLRESEINLRVDDRGPKGLQGLPGYLLNVFQGDQTLFMRSDEQCEIWRIFSPVLNTIDSDRPRPLHYDFGSRGPLLAYRKAERAGFVFFATDEWHQSEETLEYTVKKSKQLIGPHTALKPVRDPRSKRPSSNP